The genomic segment GGAGAATggaagagatttattttttgctgcttttgatggGAACATGTGTTCCTTTCACACTGAGGTTCTCCACAGAATCTCTGGCTTCCTTAGAACCTGCAATTGCACGTGGTTTCTCTctgaaacaaacaacaacagtAGTCAGAATTGCCATACAGGGGTATGGAAATACACACTTTGTTAATTACTTATGTGGAGGTAAAGTTATTGTAGTTGTAAGACAAATTTGACTCTCCCTCCAAAACAACTTCCAGTGTTACCACCACAGAGTTGGATGTTTCCTCATCTTCCACGCTTGAAAACAGCAAGCTTAGTTTGAAGAATTAAATGGATAGTAAAGTAGCCTCTGTGATAAACCTCTAGAACTGAAGAGGTGCCAAAAGGAAAATGCTCTGTGTAGTTTACAGAAGAGAATATTTCCCCTCTGTGGCATCCTCTACCAAACATGCACTTGATAAAGGCATCACAAATCCCATGGAAAATATGtcaaaaggaggaaaacctCCATCCCAAAACCTGGTAGAAAGCAGTAGATGGTATGGAGAGCTTGGTAGATGGCAGGGGAGCTTCTGTGATTACAGATAAAGTCCCAATTCCTTCACAGACTTCCTAATTTTAGGATTAGAAGACTCATTTAAAATCTAACCCTAAGAAGAAGGGCGTCTATCAATTcattaaacaatttttaaagtcagaaatgataatttcttcaaaatttagTTAAAATACTGCCTTACACTGTTTACTGTGTATaagaaaagagggaataaaaCGTGCTATTTCTCCCCAGACTGCTAGTAAGCACCGTTTATTCATGCACAGATTGCTTCAGAACTGGATTTCCATTCTGCTGCTAATATTTCCTTATTCTGGTAGGAAActattttacctttttaatCCATCTTCCTTGGGGATATGATGAATACTTCTGTATTTTGGAGTTTCTATATTGCACCTAGATCTAGATGGCCTGAACTTCATAATCTCTTTCTGCCACTCTTCATCAAAGGTCTGGGcctcagctgaaaaacagtTAATAAAAGCACACATGACAGGAAAAACGCACGTAAGGAAAATTGGGGATTtagaacagcattttttaaacttgCGGTCCATGACTCTCCACATGGCCTGTGATCTGGAAAAGACAGTTAGGAGCTTATTGCCAGTAAGCTTATCTTTGgagtataaaaataaacctgGAAGTTACCGTGTTGTAAAAGTATATACACATTAAAACCACACATCTCTTAAATAAGTTATGTTCTATcagacacaaacacagagcaaacaGTAAAATTCTGTTAAAAGTTTGTTGGAAACcataaaatatcattaaaagtACTTTCAAATATGAGCAGCTATTGTACAAGTTAACAGTACCCACTGCATTATAACAGATTTTCAAGCCTAACTGGTTAATTTTGGTTATCAAAATTTATATCAACTAAGGAAAGCTGAATTGCAGACTTGGCACTTTCTGAAAGACAGCTCCTTTAGAGATGTCTCAAGCTGTAACTTCAAAATTGGTGTGTGAAACAACAGCCTAAAGCCCATTAGAGAGCTGAATAAAAAGACATACTTTCATCCAGGTTGATGAATTCTTGGTTCATTTCTTCATCACCagtctttctgttctttgattttttaatgACATGAGCACGATCATTAATGTGATGACCAATGGCCATTTTTTCCAGTCCACTTTCAGAATCCCTAAGTGCTTTTCTTGTCTCCTTAACCTGTACAAAAAACGGGAAGTGAGTGCcctttcaagcaaaaaaaagttcaaaaagttttaaaaactgtaattttcttccccagaggtctcacagctttttttttccaaaagttaGGGTTTAGAGGCTTTTCCAACAGTCTCATTTGCTAGTGTTGGCGGGAAATACATCAGCAAAGCACAGAtcaagtctattttttttttttttggctaacaGGCAGAAAGATTAAACAAGAACACTTAAAACTTCTTAAGTAACATGGACACTGGATACGaattattgggaaaaaaatcatctaaatATACTACACGCAGACAGGTCTTCAACATTCACCTTGACAACAGAAAGAATAACAGCCCATGCTGATATTCTCAGCATGAAGGGGCAAGTAATTACTAGGTTGTCATGTTGACTGGCTTGAAACCCAGGGAACCACTTATCACTGTGTTCGTAGGTATATTATTAGAACCTTTCTGATAACTGAGTGTCTGCTTGAGCTTGAACATATCCCACAGCCAATCATGCCCAATGGCCTTTTCTGCTTGCATATAGTCTTTCATGAACCCTGCTTCAGGGTTcaaattcaaattcaaatttCTTAGCAGCACTAGATGCAACAGCTGCAAGGAAGTCAACGAAAGGGCATCTTCATCTGAAGCACGAGGTAAGCATTTAAAAGTGCTTAAGTAAAGAGGAAGATTTGAAGCCGTGTTTTGCATAAACAGACTGCCTCTTGCCATCTTATGTTTTAGACAATTTTAAATGTACAAGAAGAGGATTAATTATAGCAAAGAGAGACATTGCAGACTGCCTTGAATCAGCTGTTCTAGCACTCAATTTTCCAGTCTTTGATAGGCATACAATTTATTTAGATATATACTTAGAAGCATACAAATTACATGGAAGAGAACAGCACTTTAGCTTGAGAAGCCTTTAATATAGATCAATGTTTAAACAGACAcataatttagaaaattataAGAGTAACTGTCTCCAGTAAAAAGAACCTGAAGGAAACTGCGGTTTGGTATAGATGAACTTAGATTCTCAACATTAGGTGCCACCATTTTACTGCATCTCAGCAGTACTTACACCTCCTGGAGCTGTGCGTGTCTGAGCAGAAGCTTGGAAGACTTTTGGTGGTTCATTCCCTACTTTGGAGTATGTCATCACAGAGGAGGAGCTGAACGTGTGTACATCTGAATTGACAGACAGGTCATCCTACAAGCAAAGGAGACATAAACAAAAGTTAAAACCTGTGGATAACAGGTACTTCTTACATTCTGAGACTACCTTGTCATTATGATAAGGAATACCCCTCTGAAAAATTAACCCTCAGTCCTGCCACCACAGATATGGCTGTTGGAAAGAGACCCTGGCATTTGATATGCCCTGACTCTTGTCTTAGCCTTGTCTGGCCACAGGTTTCCTGTGTCAGGCACCACAACCACAAATAAGAAGCACGGGCAGCAATAAGCATCTGCCTAAACGTACAGTTTAGTAAT from the Cuculus canorus isolate bCucCan1 chromosome 9, bCucCan1.pri, whole genome shotgun sequence genome contains:
- the MLF1 gene encoding myeloid leukemia factor 1 isoform X1; protein product: MFGGLGRCFEEDPFFRDPFAAHHEYMRQMMRSFSDPFGRDPFLSITDGRERTADQRAHPDSQVALRGNRRATSCSLMPFAGFGRVPDPDFGEPFFAMDRMMSNMRNSMLEMQRKFDDLSVNSDVHTFSSSSVMTYSKVGNEPPKVFQASAQTRTAPGGVKETRKALRDSESGLEKMAIGHHINDRAHVIKKSKNRKTGDEEMNQEFINLDETEAQTFDEEWQKEIMKFRPSRSRCNIETPKYRSIHHIPKEDGLKREKPRAIAGSKEARDSVENLSVKGTHVPIKSSKK
- the MLF1 gene encoding myeloid leukemia factor 1 isoform X2 — its product is MFGGLGRCFEEDPFFRDPFAAHHEYMRQMMRSFSDPFGRDPFLSITDGRERTADQRAHPDSQVALRGNRRPDPDFGEPFFAMDRMMSNMRNSMLEMQRKFDDLSVNSDVHTFSSSSVMTYSKVGNEPPKVFQASAQTRTAPGGVKETRKALRDSESGLEKMAIGHHINDRAHVIKKSKNRKTGDEEMNQEFINLDETEAQTFDEEWQKEIMKFRPSRSRCNIETPKYRSIHHIPKEDGLKREKPRAIAGSKEARDSVENLSVKGTHVPIKSSKK